The Bartonella birtlesii IBS 325 genome has a window encoding:
- a CDS encoding BID domain-containing T4SS effector, which produces MKKNKPSSFPSPSVQEQINPYEEATTKVVSPENLSTKSTPRDKTASFNRREVEQGLSVKNTSERHTVVSSQKTKHSPSSLEKEGPSATTTISQTTITLSEEEITRLLQHSRLITSYKEEIQHWCGIVYGNPHALQKKTEEIQRDPSIGEGLSSQIATNPESIHKFAGMQAFGMKSSARKHAEEGLSTLCGLVNCYVEAIKNSRENFSITPQAELNFYEKALGSDAVATILQRPYHPYLRKEALSNDEIADKTRQHPMVKRHKAQIDHWCDIVFSKSDILQSQTEALLINPAMAEELTWQLAAYPQSIGRYAGVNMCGLKNKARKHAESGLSHLLDAVDNYANTIQRVKESFLQVQSISQEHSESSAELAQNLSRSSELSEGLAAIKHPETTEASTQTPEKAQDTRLRKAATSKAMAFAS; this is translated from the coding sequence ATGAAAAAAAATAAACCCTCTTCTTTTCCCTCCCCTTCAGTACAAGAACAGATAAACCCCTATGAAGAAGCCACCACAAAAGTGGTATCCCCAGAAAACCTTTCCACAAAATCCACGCCAAGAGATAAAACAGCCTCTTTTAACAGGAGAGAGGTCGAACAAGGATTGTCTGTAAAGAATACTTCTGAAAGACACACCGTAGTTTCCTCACAAAAAACAAAACATTCCCCTTCCTCTCTCGAAAAAGAAGGCCCCTCTGCAACAACAACTATATCCCAAACAACCATAACTCTCTCAGAGGAAGAAATTACAAGATTATTACAACACAGCCGATTAATAACCTCATATAAAGAAGAAATTCAACATTGGTGCGGAATTGTTTATGGCAATCCACATGCTTTACAGAAGAAAACTGAAGAAATTCAAAGAGATCCCTCTATAGGAGAAGGCTTATCATCACAAATTGCAACAAATCCTGAAAGCATTCATAAATTTGCTGGCATGCAAGCTTTTGGTATGAAAAGTAGCGCACGCAAACATGCCGAAGAAGGTCTTTCTACTCTTTGTGGCCTTGTTAATTGTTATGTAGAGGCTATAAAGAATTCAAGAGAGAATTTCTCTATAACTCCACAAGCAGAGCTCAATTTTTATGAAAAAGCACTGGGTAGTGATGCAGTAGCCACCATTTTACAAAGACCATATCACCCTTATTTAAGGAAAGAAGCCCTCTCAAATGATGAAATTGCTGACAAAACGCGACAACATCCTATGGTCAAAAGACACAAAGCACAAATTGACCATTGGTGCGATATAGTCTTTAGCAAATCTGATATTTTGCAATCACAAACTGAAGCGTTGCTTATAAATCCAGCTATGGCAGAAGAGCTCACATGGCAACTTGCGGCCTATCCGCAATCTATTGGGCGTTATGCCGGTGTCAATATGTGTGGTTTAAAAAACAAAGCACGCAAACATGCTGAATCAGGTCTTTCACATCTGCTTGATGCCGTTGACAATTATGCAAACACTATACAACGAGTAAAAGAAAGCTTTTTACAAGTCCAATCCATATCACAAGAACACAGTGAATCATCTGCTGAATTAGCGCAAAACTTATCACGGTCTTCTGAACTGTCTGAAGGTTTAGCGGCAATCAAGCATCCCGAAACCACTGAAGCTTCTACACAGACGCCTGAAAAAGCGCAAGACACGCGATTGCGCAAAGCTGCAACATCAAAAGCAATGGCCTTTGCCAGCTAA
- the murJ gene encoding murein biosynthesis integral membrane protein MurJ has protein sequence MTLIKKFATVASGTLMSRIFGFVREMLMAAALGTGPVSDAFNAAFRFPNTFRRFFAEGAFNAAFIPLFSKKITEDGQETACKFAEEVFGVLFSLLLLLTIAMELSMPFLVRTVIAPGFTEDATKFNATVHFTAIMFPYLTCMSLAAMMGGMLNALRRYFIAAIAPLFLNIILISVLAYAWIYQLDAWHIGLNLSWGVLAAGILQLTLIAVALRQSGMKIFLRLPHFSPNVRKLLTLAFPAAITGGITQINLLINTNIASSQSGAVSSLMYADRLYQLPLGVIAIAIATVLLPELTRALRSKQHKEKHNLQNRSIELTLLLTLPASIAFLLLSTPIVSFLFERGQFTSQSTHHVAQLLELYGLGLPAFVLIKVLIPNFFAHEDTKTPMIFTGICVFINIGLALTLFPSLSARGIVIAEITSGWVNTLLLCGALIKRSYWKYDAQLLKRITCLILVTVLSMITLHYLFNVLGFLSFPLSSHAPFFLRASTLAGIMLVIFLVYLSAYFLLDTRSFFRTLKNFKKHL, from the coding sequence ATGACCTTGATTAAAAAGTTTGCCACTGTTGCTTCCGGAACCCTGATGAGCCGTATTTTTGGCTTTGTACGTGAAATGCTGATGGCAGCAGCATTGGGGACTGGTCCTGTTTCCGATGCGTTCAATGCGGCATTTCGTTTTCCCAATACATTCCGCCGTTTTTTTGCTGAAGGCGCCTTTAATGCAGCTTTTATCCCCCTTTTTTCAAAAAAAATTACCGAAGATGGTCAAGAAACCGCATGCAAATTCGCAGAAGAAGTCTTTGGCGTTCTTTTTTCGCTGCTGTTACTTTTAACCATAGCCATGGAATTAAGTATGCCTTTTTTAGTACGAACGGTTATTGCTCCAGGTTTTACAGAGGATGCCACAAAATTTAACGCCACGGTTCATTTCACCGCAATCATGTTTCCCTATTTAACATGCATGTCTTTAGCAGCAATGATGGGAGGAATGTTAAATGCCTTGCGACGCTATTTTATTGCAGCCATAGCGCCCCTCTTTTTGAATATTATTCTTATTAGCGTACTTGCCTATGCTTGGATCTATCAGCTTGACGCTTGGCATATCGGCTTAAATCTTTCTTGGGGTGTCTTAGCAGCAGGAATCCTTCAACTCACCTTGATCGCGGTTGCTTTGCGTCAAAGTGGCATGAAAATTTTCCTCCGTCTTCCCCATTTTAGCCCCAATGTTCGCAAGCTTCTCACTTTAGCGTTCCCTGCTGCCATCACAGGAGGCATTACCCAAATCAATTTGCTCATCAATACCAACATTGCTTCTAGCCAATCGGGTGCCGTGTCTTCTTTGATGTATGCTGATCGTCTCTACCAATTACCCCTAGGCGTAATAGCAATTGCCATTGCAACGGTTCTTTTACCAGAATTAACAAGGGCTCTACGCAGCAAACAGCACAAAGAAAAGCACAATTTGCAAAATCGCTCTATTGAATTAACTCTGTTGTTAACCCTACCCGCATCCATTGCTTTTTTACTGCTCTCCACCCCCATTGTCAGTTTTCTTTTTGAGCGTGGACAATTTACCAGTCAGTCAACACACCATGTTGCACAGTTGCTTGAACTTTACGGGCTGGGACTTCCAGCCTTTGTCCTAATCAAAGTGCTTATTCCTAATTTTTTTGCCCATGAAGATACAAAAACACCGATGATTTTCACTGGCATTTGCGTTTTCATCAATATTGGTCTTGCTTTAACATTATTTCCTTCTTTGTCAGCACGAGGCATTGTCATTGCCGAAATTACCTCTGGATGGGTCAACACACTGTTGCTTTGTGGTGCACTCATCAAACGCAGCTATTGGAAATACGATGCACAACTGCTAAAACGCATTACATGTTTGATACTCGTCACTGTTTTAAGCATGATAACCCTTCATTATCTGTTTAATGTGCTTGGCTTTTTGTCTTTTCCCTTATCCTCACACGCGCCGTTTTTCTTGCGTGCAAGCACCTTAGCAGGGATAATGCTTGTCATATTCTTGGTATATCTCAGTGCTTATTTTTTACTTGACACGCGCTCCTTTTTCCGCACCCTCAAAAATTTCAAAAAACACCTCTAA
- a CDS encoding BID domain-containing T4SS effector produces MKKRQLSPSVARMVEEFQKKHEQSTATPPARNTQKPPLPKRPENITHARVTPPKTSHISNTTQSNTTTQESQAAQISVTPQRPPRARERQQSNTTTKENQTAQVRVAPQRPPRARDRELLNKATTQEGEGVYAIPAPQKPPRMRGNSVKQKQPEASLYDKPTLQRQQPTQAKNRAQNPTTTQEGEGVYAIPAPQKPPRMRGNSVKQKQPEASLYDKPALQRQQPTQAKNRTQNNAAPQESEPIYAEMTIKTPLPTKKRERRGTITQKEETIYTTVASARISTAFSKEEIILKIRNNPLVQTCKDEIRTLSQTVYGDQDIFQKKLEEIEKNPILGESLSWQVAANPKLVANFAGKKIFGIKDQTRKEAEENISSLCLALENYAAVVKQAKENILHGHLAGQVHHKNSLDLKQIAKDLQKPRKAEQEETTLSHKEIVRRVKSNTAVQYCHAEIVYWCTIAFGDPRILQYRLEEVHKSPAMGEELSWQVTTHPHTFGKLAGRNFSGIKNQARKEAENALTRLGEAIEGYAEAVKHAKEHILQSQEEKQKRNIQSPEQEKSMQRQQSLSKPPQHPKRPSADKHQEAVETVMQTEWEKLGAKPRTLTTPQRPTQQTQESILPTSHTEQKRNIQSPEQEKSMQRQQSLSKPPQHPKRSSADKHQEAVETVMQTEWEKLGAKPRTLTTPQRPTQQTQESILPTSHTEQKMQKEQTAEKQQKLFTAKKARTPLSHKEISEKVQSDHSVQRARIEICNWCNIVYGNPFILQHNTEDVQKVPVLGEELSWQVVNQPTMFAPLAGKKMFGIKNQARKHAEEAVPSLCAAIDDYTKIVKKVREEIVKTYQEQSIKLDEDMQKQQNLSQSPQLLEHSPKNRHQEPAENSMQAEKSPPSVRPRKVTASTTISFAG; encoded by the coding sequence ATGAAAAAAAGACAACTCTCCCCTTCTGTAGCACGCATGGTAGAAGAATTTCAAAAAAAACATGAACAATCTACAGCAACACCTCCCGCTAGAAACACTCAAAAACCACCTCTTCCCAAACGTCCAGAAAATATCACCCATGCAAGAGTTACTCCACCAAAAACGTCTCACATAAGCAATACAACACAAAGCAATACAACAACCCAAGAAAGCCAAGCAGCTCAGATAAGCGTTACTCCACAAAGACCACCACGTGCAAGAGAAAGGCAACAAAGTAACACAACAACAAAAGAGAACCAAACAGCTCAGGTAAGAGTTGCCCCACAAAGACCACCACGTGCAAGAGATAGAGAATTACTCAACAAAGCAACAACACAAGAGGGAGAAGGAGTATACGCAATACCTGCTCCGCAAAAACCTCCACGTATGAGAGGCAATTCTGTGAAGCAAAAACAACCAGAAGCATCTCTCTACGATAAACCTACGCTACAAAGACAACAACCAACGCAGGCAAAAAACAGGGCGCAAAACCCTACAACAACACAAGAGGGAGAAGGAGTATACGCAATACCTGCTCCGCAAAAACCACCACGTATGAGAGGCAATTCTGTAAAGCAAAAACAACCAGAAGCATCTCTCTACGATAAACCTGCGCTACAAAGACAACAACCAACGCAGGCAAAAAACAGGACGCAAAACAATGCAGCACCACAGGAGAGCGAACCCATATATGCAGAAATGACCATAAAAACACCGCTTCCCACAAAAAAAAGAGAAAGACGTGGTACGATCACTCAAAAAGAGGAAACTATATACACAACGGTTGCTTCAGCAAGAATAAGCACAGCTTTCTCGAAAGAAGAAATAATCTTAAAAATTAGAAATAATCCGTTGGTCCAAACCTGTAAAGACGAAATCAGAACTTTATCTCAAACTGTTTATGGCGACCAAGATATTTTTCAGAAAAAACTTGAAGAAATTGAAAAAAATCCTATCCTCGGAGAAAGTCTTTCATGGCAAGTTGCAGCAAATCCTAAACTCGTTGCAAATTTTGCTGGGAAAAAAATTTTCGGCATAAAAGATCAAACACGCAAAGAGGCTGAAGAAAACATATCATCCCTGTGTCTTGCTCTTGAAAATTATGCTGCGGTTGTAAAGCAGGCAAAAGAAAACATTTTGCATGGACATCTGGCAGGACAGGTACACCATAAGAATTCGCTCGATCTCAAGCAAATAGCTAAAGATCTACAAAAGCCACGCAAAGCTGAACAAGAAGAGACAACTCTTTCACACAAAGAAATTGTACGTAGAGTCAAAAGCAATACAGCAGTCCAATATTGTCACGCAGAAATCGTCTATTGGTGCACAATTGCTTTTGGTGATCCACGTATTTTGCAGTATAGACTTGAAGAAGTGCACAAATCTCCTGCCATGGGAGAAGAGCTCTCATGGCAAGTGACAACACACCCTCACACGTTTGGGAAACTTGCTGGTCGCAATTTTTCTGGCATAAAAAATCAAGCCCGAAAAGAGGCTGAAAATGCTCTTACACGTCTGGGTGAAGCTATTGAAGGTTATGCCGAGGCGGTAAAACATGCAAAAGAGCACATCTTACAAAGCCAAGAAGAAAAACAAAAACGCAATATACAATCTCCAGAACAAGAGAAAAGCATGCAAAGACAGCAAAGCCTCTCAAAACCTCCTCAACATCCTAAACGCCCATCAGCAGACAAACATCAGGAAGCTGTTGAAACTGTCATGCAAACTGAATGGGAGAAGCTTGGTGCTAAACCACGCACATTAACAACACCCCAAAGACCTACCCAACAGACACAAGAGAGCATTTTACCTACTTCTCACACAGAACAAAAACGCAATATACAATCTCCAGAACAAGAGAAAAGCATGCAAAGACAGCAAAGCCTCTCAAAACCTCCTCAACATCCTAAACGCTCATCAGCAGACAAACATCAGGAAGCTGTTGAAACTGTCATGCAAACTGAATGGGAGAAGCTTGGTGCTAAACCACGCACATTAACAACACCCCAAAGACCTACCCAACAGACACAAGAGAGCATTTTACCTACTTCTCACACAGAACAAAAAATGCAAAAAGAGCAAACTGCCGAAAAACAGCAAAAATTATTTACAGCTAAAAAGGCAAGAACTCCTCTCTCGCATAAGGAAATTAGTGAGAAAGTTCAAAGCGACCACTCTGTTCAACGTGCTCGAATAGAAATCTGCAATTGGTGTAATATTGTTTATGGTAACCCATTTATTTTGCAACATAACACTGAAGATGTGCAAAAAGTTCCTGTTTTGGGAGAAGAACTCTCATGGCAAGTTGTAAACCAACCAACCATGTTTGCTCCGCTTGCTGGAAAGAAAATGTTTGGCATAAAAAATCAAGCCCGCAAACACGCTGAAGAAGCTGTTCCGTCCCTATGTGCTGCCATTGATGATTATACCAAAATTGTAAAAAAAGTCAGAGAAGAGATTGTAAAAACATATCAAGAACAATCTATAAAGCTGGATGAAGATATGCAAAAACAACAAAACCTCTCGCAATCTCCTCAATTGCTCGAACACTCACCCAAAAACAGGCATCAAGAACCTGCTGAAAACTCTATGCAAGCAGAAAAAAGCCCACCGAGTGTTCGACCACGCAAAGTTACAGCGTCAACAACAATATCTTTTGCCGGTTAA
- a CDS encoding BID domain-containing T4SS effector — protein MKKHQPSPSTNVDELRRRFEQQNLGESETEALYAKVNKPPKEQRPSQQEETVYASPRTKPEAVYAPQRPPEGAAESAYATPPHRPNQKPLVSPYAVSDVTQRQWPEYDMVGNGAQDGRNPQKQMESAYAEIDFGAQGGRSPQKPVESIYATVGLGARDEHGPLQQENLIYQGVSGAGRTTPPPQTPKDEVTSKLLKDQNFQYGVMEIQERCQVVYGNRHALNGQLSKVLENPQAGDRILWDLAENPEGPGKLAGHKLLGVKSSGRKEAEEEFQHLCSAFERHVVTAQKLHKAFTREQERQRGPEREASPEKQEHKHHHHHRRGKEREQGSPEQETQRRHSPKTEKGMAFAM, from the coding sequence ATGAAAAAACACCAGCCATCCCCTTCTACCAATGTAGATGAACTAAGAAGACGTTTTGAACAACAAAATCTAGGAGAATCTGAGACAGAAGCCCTCTACGCAAAAGTGAATAAACCCCCCAAAGAACAGCGCCCTTCTCAACAAGAAGAAACTGTTTATGCATCCCCTAGAACCAAACCAGAAGCCGTCTATGCACCGCAAAGGCCACCAGAAGGTGCTGCAGAAAGTGCCTATGCAACACCACCGCATAGGCCCAATCAAAAACCACTGGTAAGTCCTTATGCAGTAAGTGATGTAACGCAACGCCAATGGCCAGAATACGACATGGTAGGTAATGGAGCACAGGATGGACGAAATCCCCAAAAACAGATGGAGTCCGCCTATGCAGAGATTGATTTTGGTGCACAAGGTGGGCGTTCCCCACAAAAACCGGTAGAATCTATCTATGCAACCGTTGGCTTAGGTGCACGGGATGAGCACGGTCCCTTACAACAAGAAAATCTCATCTACCAAGGGGTTAGTGGCGCAGGAAGAACGACACCTCCTCCACAAACCCCAAAAGATGAAGTTACTTCGAAGCTTTTGAAAGACCAAAATTTTCAGTATGGTGTCATGGAAATTCAAGAACGATGTCAAGTTGTTTATGGTAACCGACATGCTTTAAATGGGCAACTCTCTAAAGTTCTAGAAAATCCTCAAGCTGGAGATAGAATTTTATGGGACCTTGCAGAAAATCCAGAAGGTCCTGGGAAACTTGCCGGTCACAAACTACTTGGGGTAAAAAGCTCAGGTCGCAAAGAAGCTGAAGAAGAATTTCAACATCTTTGTTCAGCCTTCGAAAGACATGTAGTTACTGCACAAAAGCTACACAAGGCTTTTACCCGTGAGCAGGAAAGACAACGTGGTCCTGAAAGAGAAGCAAGCCCAGAAAAGCAGGAACATAAACATCATCACCATCACCGTCGTGGAAAAGAAAGAGAACAGGGTTCTCCAGAGCAGGAAACACAGCGCAGACATAGCCCCAAAACCGAAAAAGGAATGGCGTTTGCGATGTAA